The Amycolatopsis methanolica 239 nucleotide sequence CCTCCTACAAGCCGGGCACCTTCGAGGGCTGGCTGCACCGCATCACCACGAACCTGTTCCTGGACATGGCGCGCCGCCGCTCGCGGGTGCGCATGGAGGGGCTGCCCGAGGACACCGACAGAATCGTCGGTGACGACCCGAGCCCGGAGCAGGTCTACAGCGACACGCACCTGGACCCGGACCTGCAGGCCGCGCTCGACGAGCTGCCGCCGGAGTTCCGCGCCGCCGTGGTGCTGTGCGACGTCGAAGGACTTTCCTACGAGGAGATCGGTGCGACGCTCGGCGTGAAGCTGGGCACCGTGCGCAGCCGGATCCACCGCGGCCGGCAGGCGTTGCGTGCCTCGCTCGAACGGCGCCGGGCGGCCAAGGAGGAATCCGTGGGGGTTTCCGCATGAGCGAACTGCGAGGCTGGGGCCTGCCCGAGTCTCACCTGCTTCCCGACGCCGTCGTCGCCTTCGTGGACGGCGAGATGAGCCTGGGCGCCCACGAGCGTGCCGCGTCGCACGTCGCCCGGTGCCCGATCTGCGCGGCCGAGGTGACGTCGCAGCGCCAGGTGCGCGCGGCGGTCCGGCGCGCGGAAGCCCCGTCGATGCCCGCCAGCCTGCTGGCGAGCCTGCGCAACATCCCGCAGGACACCGACCTGCCGACCAGTCCCGACAACCTCGCCGTCACCGAGGACGGCCAGCTGGTCGCCATCCAGCGGCCCGACCGCGTCGCCGGTCTCCGGTCGTCCCCTTTTGGTTCGTCGGCGCCGCTCGGGTCGAGCGCGCCCCTCGGTAGTGGTTCCGCCGTACTGGGCGGGCAGCGTCAACCCTCGGTGCGGCGCCGTGTCGCGCAGGGCGCCGGGGTGGCCGTGTCCGGCCTGGTCCTGAGCGCGCTCGCGCTCGTCGCGACCTCGGCGACCGGCGACCCGACGCAGGCCAACCCGGAGCCGGGCCAGGCGCCCGCGCCCGGCGTGCTGCGCGCCCAGCTCGGTGGCGAGCCGAGCGCGGCCGCCACCACCACGACGACGACCACGACTCCCGCTCCCGTGGCCGGTCGCTGACGCGCCCTTCACCGTCCGCGGGGGAGAATCGGTGGCGTAGGGTCGCGCCGACAGCACGACGAGCCATCCACCCGGGGAACGATGAGTCAGCCGAACCCACCACAGGACAGCGCCGGCGCGGAACCGCGGCTGGCGCCCCGCCCGCTGGACCGGCCGCCGGTGGATCCCGCGGAAGCCGGCGTGTTCGGCCGCCCGCACGGCGTGGACGGTGCCTTCGACAAGCTCTACACCCCCGGCACGCGCAACGGCGACAGGATCGCGGCCGCGCCGCCCGCGCCGGAGTCGCTGGCCGAGGCGTTCGGCCGCCCGCCCGGCGCGGAGGACGTGCGGCTCCAGCGCCCCGCCGGGGACAACGGCAGGCAGCCGGGCGGTGATCCG carries:
- the sigE gene encoding RNA polymerase sigma factor SigE; the protein is MEVPSPTMQNSLENEQVEGRPVTVDESAWTPPSWDEVVREHGDRVYRLAYRLTGNTHDAEDLTQETFIRVFRSLASYKPGTFEGWLHRITTNLFLDMARRRSRVRMEGLPEDTDRIVGDDPSPEQVYSDTHLDPDLQAALDELPPEFRAAVVLCDVEGLSYEEIGATLGVKLGTVRSRIHRGRQALRASLERRRAAKEESVGVSA
- a CDS encoding anti-sigma factor family protein, with amino-acid sequence MSELRGWGLPESHLLPDAVVAFVDGEMSLGAHERAASHVARCPICAAEVTSQRQVRAAVRRAEAPSMPASLLASLRNIPQDTDLPTSPDNLAVTEDGQLVAIQRPDRVAGLRSSPFGSSAPLGSSAPLGSGSAVLGGQRQPSVRRRVAQGAGVAVSGLVLSALALVATSATGDPTQANPEPGQAPAPGVLRAQLGGEPSAAATTTTTTTTPAPVAGR